The window GGCGGAAGCGGGGGGCGCGCTGGGGCTATTGGTGCGCCCCGCCAGCGCCGCGCGCGGCCCCAGTTGGGCCGATGTGCGATTGCACGCGCAGCCGCTCCCCGCGCCAGGCCATCGCCGCTGGCAGGTGGAGACGTTGTATTGCCGCGGCGCCGAGTCGGGCCGAGCGGTGGAGATCGAGATCGACGAGGAGGGTTCGTTTCGTGAGACGCGTTCTCTGCCTGTGGTTTCCGCGCTGGCCGCTGCAGCGCCTGCTGCGCGCCCGGCCGGAGCTTAAGCGCCGCGCCGTCGCGATCTATCAGCAACAGCGCGGTCTCAAGGTTGTCGACTCGAATCGGCCGGGCGTGCTGCCGGGCACGCCAGTGGCCGAAGTCGCCGGTCTCTGCTGGGTGGCGCACGATCCGGCCGCCGATCGGCGCGCCTTGGAAGAACTGGCCGACTGGTGCGAGCCGTTCAGCCCCATCATCGGCCTGGAAAACGCCGATCCGCCCGACAGCTTGTTGCTCGATGTCACCGGCCTTGGGCCCTTGTTTGGCGACGAGGCCGCGCTGGCCGAGCGGTTGGCCCGCGCGCTGGCGCGGCAGCGGCTGCGCGTTCGCCTTGCCTTGGCCGACACCGTGGGCGCGGCCTGGGCGCTGGCGCATGCGGGGGGAGAGTTCACGGTTGTTCCGTCTGGCGGCGGCGAGGCGGCCCTGGTCGATTTGCCGGTGGCCGCGCTGCGACTCGCGCCGAGTCAGACGGCCCTGCTCCAAGAGCTTGGCGTGCAGCGTGTGGGGCAATTGCTCGCGTTGCCGCGCGCCAGCTTGGCGCGCCGCTTTGGAGCGGCGCTGCTACTGCGCGTCGATCAGGCGCTGGGACGGGTTCCCGAGACGATTGTCTCCCATCGGCCGTCGCCAGAAGTTGTCGTGGAACGGCAGTTAGAACATCCCTTGCAGCAGCGCGAGGCGCTAGCGCAACTCATCGCCGCGCTGGTCGAACAACTCGCGCGGCGACTGGCCGAGCGTCAGATGGGAGCGATCCAACTCGCTTGCCAGATCGTTTGCCAGCCGGGCGAGGCGCAGTTTGTCGTCGGGCTCTTCCAACCCAGCGCCACGGCCAGGCATCTGTCGGAACTGTTTCAAACGCGACTGGACCAAATCGAACTGCCGGGGCCGTTTGTCGCCGTGCGCTTATCGGTGCTGTCGGCCGCGCGGCTGGCGACGCGGCAACGGGCGCTGTTCGACGATCCGCAAGATCGCCGCCGCGAGCTGGCTTTGTTTGTCGATCGGCTGAGCAGTCGCCTGGGCCAGGGAGCGGTGCTCCAGGCGGCGCTCGTTCCCGACGCGCAACCCGAGTACGCCTATCGCTACGCGCCGCTCGCCGGCGCCCGGAGCCGTCGTGGACCATCGGAAAAGCGAGCCGTCGCTGATCTCTCGCGTCCGCTTCTCTTGGAGCCGCGGCCGATCGCGCTGGTGGCCATCGCGGTCGCTCCGCAAGGGGCACCGCGCCAGTTTGTCTGGCGCGGCCAGTCGATGCGGGTTGCCCGCAGTTGGGGGCCAGAACGGATTCAAACCGGTTGGTGGCGCGGGCGGCGCATTCGCAGAGACTACTACCGCGTGGAGGTCGAGGCGGGGGACCGCTACTGGCTGTTCCGTAGCGGCGGACAATGGTTTTTGCATGGAGTGTTCGATTGATGCCCGAGCTGCGCCCACCGGAACAAACGAGCCATCGATCCTCCCGGCGCCGCCTCAGCGCCGGCTCTGGGGCCTATGCCGAGCTGCGCTGCAAATCGAATTTCTCCTTTTTAGAAGGGGCGTCGCATCCCGACGAGCTAGTGGCCCGCGCCGCCGAACTGGGTTACGCCGCTTTGGCGATCACCGATCGCAACACGTTGGCCGGCGTGGTGCGGGCGCATGCCGCCGCCAGGCAAGTCGGGCTGCCGTTGTTGATCGGCGCCGAAGTCGCCCTGGTCGACGCGCCCTCCGTAGTGCTGTTGACCATCGATCGCGCGGGCTACGCCAATTTGTGCCGCCTGTTGACCCTGGGAAAACGTCGCGCTGAAAAGGGGGATTGTCATCTGCTCTTTGCCGATCTGGTGGCGCATGCCGAAAACCTGTTGGCGTGCGTCCCCCTGGTTCAGCGGCAGCGCGGCGCTCCGTCTGCTGCCCAGCTCAAGTCGATCTCGCCTGCGGCCGCGGCTTGGAACGGCGGCGAACAATGGACTTCGTTGCCGTCGCTGTGCGCCGTTCGCGAGCTGTTTGGAGATCGCGCCTATGCCTTGGCCGAACTCCATGCCGGTCCCGACGACGGCGCGCGACTGCAGCGCATGCGCCTCTTGGCCCAGCAGGCCCGCTTGCCTTTGGCGGCCTCGGGCGACGCGCATTATCACGTCCCTCAAAGGCAAGCGCTCTGCGATGTGCTGACGGCGGTGCGCTGGGGCTGCGACGTCTCGCAGACTGGCCAGCGGATCTTTGCCAACGCCGAGCGGCATCTGCAGTCGCCGCGCGAGCGACTCGCCGCCTTCGCCGCTTGCCCGGAGACGGTCGCCCGCACCGTCGAGATCGCCCAACGCTGCCACTTTTCTCTCGATCAGTTGCGCTACGAGTATCCCGAAGAGCTTTCGCCGCCGGGCGAAACCCCCTTGGCGTATTTGCGGCGGCTCACCGAAGCCGGCGCCCAAGAGCGATACCCGCATGGCGTTTCCGACCATGTACGCGGACTCTTGGCGCACGAACTGCAGTTGATCGAGGAGCTGCGCTACGAGGCTTATTTTCTGACGGTCTGGGACTTGGTGCGCTTTGCGCGCTCGCGCGGCATCTTGTGCCAGGGGCGTGGCTCGGCGGCCAATTCCGTCGTTTGCTATTGCCTCGGCGTCACGTCGGTGGCGCCAGAGCAATTAGATGTGCTGTTCGAGCGGTTCATCAGCAAGGAACGCAACGAGGCGCCCGATATCGACGTCGATTTCGAGCACGAGCGCCGCGAGGAGGTGTTGCAGTACATCTACGAAAAATATGGCCGCCAGCGCGCCGCCATGACCGCCGAGGTGATCTGCTACCGGCCCAAGTCGGCCATTCGCGACGTCGGCAAGGCGCTGGGCATTTCGCTCGATCGCGTCGACGCTTTGGCCAAGCTGGTCGATCCCTATGGCGACTCGGCGCAAATCGCCCAGCGTGTGCGCGAGGCGGGGCTCGATCCCCAATCGCCCGTCGTTCAGCGACTCATTCCCCTGGTGCGGGAGTTGCTGGGCTTTCCGCGGCATCTCTCGCAGCACGTAGGGGGCATGGTCATCACCCGCGCGCCGCTTTGCGAACTGGTCCCCATCGAAAACGCCGCCATGCCAGGTCGCACTGTCATCGAGTGGAACAAGGACGACCTCGATGAGCTCGGCATCCTCAAGGTCGATTGCCTGTCGCTCGGCATGCTGACCGCCATTCGCAAGTGCTTTGATCTGATCCGTGAGCGCCACGATCGTCGCCTGACGTTGGCCGATGTGCCCGAAGGGGATCAGCAGGTTTACGACATGATCTGCCGGGCCGACACGATTGGCGTGTTTCAGATCGAGAGCCGCGCGCAGATGAGCATGCTGCCGCGTCTCAAGCCGCGCTGCTACTACGATCTGGTGGTCGAGGTGGCGATTGTTCGCCCCGGCCCCATTCAAGGCAACATGGTCCATCCTTACTTGCGCCGGCGGACCCAGCAGGAAAAGGTGACTTATCCCAACGAGGCGGTGCGCCAGGTACTGGAAAAAACCCTTGGTGTCCCCCTCTTTCAAGAGCAGGCCATGCGCTTGGCGGTCGTCGCGGCGGGCTTCACCCCTGGAGAGGCCGATCAACTCCGCCGCGCGATGGCGGCCTGGCGGCGGCCGGGTCTGATCGGCGAGTTTCGCAAAAAGCTGATCGACGGCATGTTGGCCAATGGACTGTCGGAGGAGTTCGCCATTCGCCTCTTTCAGCAGATTCAAGGATTTGGCGAGTATGGCTTTCCCGAGTCGCATGCCGCGAGCTTCGCGCGGTTGGTGTACGTGTCGGCCTGGCTCAAGCGCTATTACCCGGCCGAGTTCTGCGCGGCGCTCGTCAATAGCCAGCCGATGGGTTTTTATGCCCCGTCGCAACTGGTGCGCGACGCGCGCGAGCATGACGTGGAGGTGCTGCCCGTCGATGTGAATTACAGCCACTGGGATTGCGTCCTCGAAGGGGGCGCGGTGCGGCTTGGTCTGCGCCTGGTCAGCGGCCTTTCCGCGGCGCATGCCGCGCGCGTCGAAAAGGGGCGGCGTCCCTTTCGCTCGCTCGACGATCTGGTCCGCCGCACGGGGCTTAAGCCTGCGACCATCGCCTTGCTGGCCCGCTCCGACGCCTTTGGGTCGCTCGCGCTCACGCGGCGGCAGTCGCTCTGGCAATCGCTGTCGCACGAAACCAAATCGCAACCCTTGCTCGCCGATCTGGAAGACGACGAACCGCTGGCCGAATTGCCGGCCATGAGCGACCAGGAGGAAGTCGCCGCCGATTTTCGCCTGTTGGGGCTCTCGCTCAAGGCGCATCCCATGTCGTTTCTTCGCGGGGAGATGGAGCAACTGCGCGTCACGCCGGCGGCCCAACTGCGCGCTGGAAAAGACGGCGGACTGGTGCGCGTGGCCGGCATCGTGCTGGTCCGCCAGCGCCCCAGCACGGCCAAGGGAATCACCTTCGTCACGCTCGAAGACGAGACCGGCGTCGCCAATCTGATTATCCGCATGCAGGTGTGGGAGCGCTACCACCGAGTCGCCCGCACGGCCGTGGCGCTCGTTGCCCAGGGACGTTTGCAAATCCAGCACGACGTGGTCCACGTGCTCGTCTCGAAGCTGGAAGACGTCGGCGCGCGGCTGCGCGTCGCGGCGTCGCAGTCGCGCGATTTTCACTAGCGGTCTGCATCCGCTTGGCCCGCCGCGCGCCGAGCGGCGACCAACGACCAAGCGCCAACCGGCGAAACCGCCGCAAAACTGCTAAACTATCGACATCATTGGCTACCCCTGGAGCGCAATCATGAACGACTCGAACTGGATGATCTACGGCGCCAACGGCTACACCGGCGAGCTAACCGCCCGCGAGGCGGCCCGCCGCGGCCTGCATCCCGTGCTGGCCGGACGCTCACGCGACAAAGTCGAACGGTTGGCACGCGAACTCGATTGCCCCAGCCGAGTCTTCGATCTGCAAAGCCCCGACCAGATCGCGCGCGAGATCAAAGACATGGCGGTGGTCGCACACTGCGCGGGGCCCTTTTCCGCCACTGCTCGGCCGATGATGGACGCCTGCCTCAAAGCCTGCGCTCACTACTGCGATATCACCGGCGAACTCGAAGTGATCGAGGCGGGCGCCGAGCGCGACGGCCGCGCCCGCGAGGCCGGCATCGCGATGATCCCGGCGCTCGGCTTCGATGTCGTCCCCAGCGATTGCCTGGCCGCCACCGTCGCCGAGGCGCTTCCCGGCGCCAGCCAATTGCAATTGGCCTTTGCCGGCAGCGGCGGCTGGAGTCCCGGCACAATGAAGACCATGATCGAAAGCCTGCCCAAGGGGGGGCGTGCCCGCGTCGCCGGCCGCATCACCAAAGTGCCTGCCGCCTGGAAGGACATGGAAGTTCCCTTTGCCAGCGGCCCCAAGCGCTGCGTCACCATTCCCTGGGGCGACGTCGCCAGCGCCTACTACTCGACCGCCATTCCCAACATCGAAGTCTACACGGCCGTGCCGCCGAGCCAGATCAAGCAGATGCGCCGCACCCGCTGGCTGATGCCGCTCGCCGGCATCACTTTCGTGCAGAAGATCATGAAGGGACGCGTCGAGCGCTCGATCAAAGGGCCGAGCGAACAAGGCCTGCGTGAAAGCCGCTCGTCCCTCTGGGCGCGGGCGATCCATGCCGATGGACGCCGGATCGACGCCACATTAGAAACCGCCGGCGGCTATCCGCTGACCGTGCTCACCACGCTGGCCGCGGTCGAAAGGCTGCTCGCCGGGCTAGGCCCCAAAGGCTTCGCCACGCCGTCGCGTGCCTTCGGCAAGGAGTTTATTTTAGAAGCCGCTCCCGAATCGAAACTCACCCTGCAACAGCCGGTTGTCGCCGGCGCCACGAGGTAACACCATGCGTCATTGGGTCAGTTGTTTGGTTGGACTGGTCGCCCTCTCGTTTTCTCTGGTCAGCGCCGTGGCGGACGAACCGCGTTACAGCGAGTCGTTCGTGTTTCCGTTCAGCGAAGAGCACAATCACGCGCCCGGCGTGGTCGAGTGTCCCAATGGCGATCTCTTGGTCTCCTGGTATCGCGGCGCCGGTGAGCGCAGCGCCGACAACGTGGCTGTCTACGGCGCGCGCCAGCGTAAAGGGTCGGGCGAGTGGAGCGAGGCATTTCTCATGGTCGACACGCCCGGCTTTCCCGATTGCAACACCACCATGATGATCGACTCGCAGCAGCGCCTCTGGCTGTTCTGGCCCGTGATTCTGGCCAACACCTGGGAGTCGTGCCTGACCAAGTATCTGGTGTCGCAAGATTACGAGGGCGACGGCGTTCCCAAATGGCAGTGGCAAGACATCATTCCGCTCAAGCCGCAGAACTTTGAAGAGCGCATGACCACCGGCCTCGACGCGCTGGAAAAGCAGTACCCCAATGCCGGCCCGCGCGAAAAACAGTTTGTCGCCTTCGTCCGCAAGACGCTCAAGGAAAAGCTCTCCAATCGGCTCGGCTGGCAACCGCGCTGCAAACCGACAGTGCTCCCCAGCGGGCGAATCTTACTGCCCCTCTATACCGACACCTATTCGGTGTCGCTCATGGCCATCAGCGACGATCAAGGAAAAAGCTGGTACGCCAGCGAACCCTTGGTGAGCTACGGCGGCATTCAGCCCGCGGTGCTGCGCCGCAACGATGGCACGCTGGTCGCCTACATGCGCGAGAATGGGCCGCTAGAGAAGATTCGCGTTTGCGAATCGAAAGACGACGGTATCACCTGGGGGCCCTGCGGCACGATCGACTTGCCCAACCCAGGCGCCGGCATCGACGCGGTACGCTTGGCCAACGGGCATTGGGTGCTGATCTACAACGACACCACCGAGCATCGCAATAGTCTGGCGCTGGCCATCTCAGAGGACGAAGGCAAGACCTGGCCCATCAAGCGCCACCTGGAAAAGCACGAGTCGGGCTCCTACCACTATCCGGCCATCATTCAAGGCGCCGACGGCACGATTCACGCCGTTTACAGCTACTTCCGGCAGGAAAAAGGGAAGCCCGAAGGAAAAACCATGAAACACGCCGCATTTAACGAGGCGTGGAT is drawn from Pirellulales bacterium and contains these coding sequences:
- a CDS encoding DNA polymerase Y family protein, translating into MRRVLCLWFPRWPLQRLLRARPELKRRAVAIYQQQRGLKVVDSNRPGVLPGTPVAEVAGLCWVAHDPAADRRALEELADWCEPFSPIIGLENADPPDSLLLDVTGLGPLFGDEAALAERLARALARQRLRVRLALADTVGAAWALAHAGGEFTVVPSGGGEAALVDLPVAALRLAPSQTALLQELGVQRVGQLLALPRASLARRFGAALLLRVDQALGRVPETIVSHRPSPEVVVERQLEHPLQQREALAQLIAALVEQLARRLAERQMGAIQLACQIVCQPGEAQFVVGLFQPSATARHLSELFQTRLDQIELPGPFVAVRLSVLSAARLATRQRALFDDPQDRRRELALFVDRLSSRLGQGAVLQAALVPDAQPEYAYRYAPLAGARSRRGPSEKRAVADLSRPLLLEPRPIALVAIAVAPQGAPRQFVWRGQSMRVARSWGPERIQTGWWRGRRIRRDYYRVEVEAGDRYWLFRSGGQWFLHGVFD
- a CDS encoding error-prone DNA polymerase yields the protein MPELRPPEQTSHRSSRRRLSAGSGAYAELRCKSNFSFLEGASHPDELVARAAELGYAALAITDRNTLAGVVRAHAAARQVGLPLLIGAEVALVDAPSVVLLTIDRAGYANLCRLLTLGKRRAEKGDCHLLFADLVAHAENLLACVPLVQRQRGAPSAAQLKSISPAAAAWNGGEQWTSLPSLCAVRELFGDRAYALAELHAGPDDGARLQRMRLLAQQARLPLAASGDAHYHVPQRQALCDVLTAVRWGCDVSQTGQRIFANAERHLQSPRERLAAFAACPETVARTVEIAQRCHFSLDQLRYEYPEELSPPGETPLAYLRRLTEAGAQERYPHGVSDHVRGLLAHELQLIEELRYEAYFLTVWDLVRFARSRGILCQGRGSAANSVVCYCLGVTSVAPEQLDVLFERFISKERNEAPDIDVDFEHERREEVLQYIYEKYGRQRAAMTAEVICYRPKSAIRDVGKALGISLDRVDALAKLVDPYGDSAQIAQRVREAGLDPQSPVVQRLIPLVRELLGFPRHLSQHVGGMVITRAPLCELVPIENAAMPGRTVIEWNKDDLDELGILKVDCLSLGMLTAIRKCFDLIRERHDRRLTLADVPEGDQQVYDMICRADTIGVFQIESRAQMSMLPRLKPRCYYDLVVEVAIVRPGPIQGNMVHPYLRRRTQQEKVTYPNEAVRQVLEKTLGVPLFQEQAMRLAVVAAGFTPGEADQLRRAMAAWRRPGLIGEFRKKLIDGMLANGLSEEFAIRLFQQIQGFGEYGFPESHAASFARLVYVSAWLKRYYPAEFCAALVNSQPMGFYAPSQLVRDAREHDVEVLPVDVNYSHWDCVLEGGAVRLGLRLVSGLSAAHAARVEKGRRPFRSLDDLVRRTGLKPATIALLARSDAFGSLALTRRQSLWQSLSHETKSQPLLADLEDDEPLAELPAMSDQEEVAADFRLLGLSLKAHPMSFLRGEMEQLRVTPAAQLRAGKDGGLVRVAGIVLVRQRPSTAKGITFVTLEDETGVANLIIRMQVWERYHRVARTAVALVAQGRLQIQHDVVHVLVSKLEDVGARLRVAASQSRDFH
- a CDS encoding saccharopine dehydrogenase NADP-binding domain-containing protein translates to MNDSNWMIYGANGYTGELTAREAARRGLHPVLAGRSRDKVERLARELDCPSRVFDLQSPDQIAREIKDMAVVAHCAGPFSATARPMMDACLKACAHYCDITGELEVIEAGAERDGRAREAGIAMIPALGFDVVPSDCLAATVAEALPGASQLQLAFAGSGGWSPGTMKTMIESLPKGGRARVAGRITKVPAAWKDMEVPFASGPKRCVTIPWGDVASAYYSTAIPNIEVYTAVPPSQIKQMRRTRWLMPLAGITFVQKIMKGRVERSIKGPSEQGLRESRSSLWARAIHADGRRIDATLETAGGYPLTVLTTLAAVERLLAGLGPKGFATPSRAFGKEFILEAAPESKLTLQQPVVAGATR
- a CDS encoding exo-alpha-sialidase, giving the protein MRHWVSCLVGLVALSFSLVSAVADEPRYSESFVFPFSEEHNHAPGVVECPNGDLLVSWYRGAGERSADNVAVYGARQRKGSGEWSEAFLMVDTPGFPDCNTTMMIDSQQRLWLFWPVILANTWESCLTKYLVSQDYEGDGVPKWQWQDIIPLKPQNFEERMTTGLDALEKQYPNAGPREKQFVAFVRKTLKEKLSNRLGWQPRCKPTVLPSGRILLPLYTDTYSVSLMAISDDQGKSWYASEPLVSYGGIQPAVLRRNDGTLVAYMRENGPLEKIRVCESKDDGITWGPCGTIDLPNPGAGIDAVRLANGHWVLIYNDTTEHRNSLALAISEDEGKTWPIKRHLEKHESGSYHYPAIIQGADGTIHAVYSYFRQEKGKPEGKTMKHAAFNEAWIREGDKS